From Candidatus Binataceae bacterium, the proteins below share one genomic window:
- the nagA gene encoding N-acetylglucosamine-6-phosphate deacetylase codes for MRRLRGLVARADGSTLPGTVSFEETIMSVEAAGDSAGSDYVVPAFIDLQLNGADEIDVMDASADALLRLSARLAREGTGGWLPTALTAPLERIEKTAAAIAEAAAEQSARVCDAFSTAGAAARGCAAVAPATILGMHLEGPFISPARLGAHPPFNLAPRGEALRRVAALKPLRLITLAPELDGALEAIAYLGARGVAVSLGHTDATLEQAQAALAAGARMFTHTFNAMAPLHHRRPGAAAAAMLPSRARAAVVADGVHLHPEMLRLLYRARGAAGICLTTDRVATAGEAGVAVAKDGAARTPDHRLAGSVISMLDGARTMIERAGASVGEAALMGATNPARVLGLSDRGKIDVGARADLLVLGSALELKAVLIGGRELA; via the coding sequence ATGAGACGGCTGCGCGGACTCGTCGCGCGGGCCGACGGCTCGACGCTGCCCGGCACCGTCAGCTTCGAGGAAACGATCATGTCGGTCGAAGCTGCCGGCGACTCTGCCGGCAGCGACTACGTGGTGCCCGCGTTCATCGATCTCCAGCTCAACGGCGCAGACGAGATCGACGTGATGGACGCGTCGGCCGACGCGCTGTTGCGTCTTAGCGCCCGGCTGGCGCGCGAGGGCACGGGCGGCTGGCTGCCGACGGCGCTCACGGCGCCGTTGGAGCGAATCGAGAAGACGGCCGCGGCGATCGCCGAGGCCGCCGCCGAACAATCAGCCCGCGTCTGCGATGCTTTCAGTACGGCGGGCGCTGCGGCCCGCGGTTGCGCAGCCGTGGCGCCAGCGACGATCCTCGGGATGCACCTGGAGGGGCCGTTCATCTCGCCCGCGCGCCTCGGCGCCCATCCGCCGTTCAATCTTGCGCCGCGCGGCGAGGCGCTGCGCCGCGTTGCCGCGCTCAAGCCGCTGCGGCTGATCACGCTCGCGCCCGAGCTTGACGGCGCGCTGGAGGCGATTGCGTATCTCGGCGCGCGCGGCGTCGCGGTTTCGCTCGGCCATACCGACGCCACCCTGGAGCAGGCGCAGGCCGCCCTCGCGGCAGGCGCGCGGATGTTCACCCATACGTTCAACGCGATGGCCCCGCTGCACCATCGCCGCCCCGGGGCGGCGGCCGCCGCGATGCTGCCGTCGCGCGCGCGCGCCGCCGTGGTCGCCGACGGTGTCCACCTGCATCCGGAGATGCTGCGCCTGCTCTACCGCGCGCGCGGCGCAGCGGGAATCTGCCTCACCACCGACCGCGTCGCGACCGCCGGCGAAGCGGGCGTGGCGGTCGCCAAGGACGGCGCGGCGCGGACCCCCGACCACAGGCTCGCCGGCAGCGTCATCTCGATGCTCGACGGGGCGCGGACAATGATCGAGCGGGCCGGCGCGAGCGTGGGCGAGGCGGCACTGATGGGGGCGACGAATCCAGCGCGCGTGCTGGGGCTCAGCGACCGCGGCAAAATCGACGTTGGCGCGCGCGCCGATTTGCTCGTGCTCGGGTCGGCGCTAGAGTTGAAGGCGGTGCTCATTGGCGGGCGCGAGCTTGCCTGA
- a CDS encoding MaoC/PaaZ C-terminal domain-containing protein gives MPLNRELIGHEYPPTHATVTREALQAYARAYNDANPRYFDPAVSGGIVAPPMFGVVVTWLSVIQAVSDPALGVDLLRLLHSEQDMEFRLPLRPGDEISSTAKVAAIEARPGGEAMTLELLARNRAGELVQRILFGVFIRGGRRERGAGAPARAAERPTTPQGEPVLSVTQTIDPDQTYRYAEASGDRNPIHVDEGVARMAGLPGIIVHGLCTMAFTSRVVIDGLCGGEPTRLARLRVQFSRPVLPGQSITTRVWPGGERGGRRVYAYETYNPDGLAVIRGGIAEIIL, from the coding sequence ATGCCGCTCAACCGCGAACTCATCGGCCACGAATATCCGCCCACCCACGCGACCGTCACCCGCGAGGCGCTCCAGGCCTACGCGCGCGCGTACAACGACGCCAATCCGCGCTACTTCGATCCCGCCGTGAGCGGCGGAATCGTCGCGCCGCCGATGTTCGGCGTGGTCGTGACCTGGCTCTCGGTGATCCAGGCGGTTAGCGATCCCGCGCTCGGCGTCGACCTCCTGCGCCTGCTCCACAGCGAACAGGACATGGAATTTCGCCTGCCCTTGCGGCCCGGCGACGAAATCAGCTCGACCGCCAAGGTCGCCGCGATCGAGGCGCGGCCAGGCGGCGAGGCGATGACGCTCGAACTCCTGGCGCGCAATCGCGCGGGCGAACTCGTCCAGCGCATCCTCTTCGGTGTCTTCATCCGCGGCGGGCGGCGTGAGCGCGGCGCGGGTGCGCCGGCGCGCGCCGCCGAGCGCCCCACGACCCCGCAGGGCGAGCCCGTCCTCTCGGTTACGCAAACGATCGACCCCGACCAGACCTACCGCTACGCCGAGGCCTCGGGTGACCGCAATCCGATCCACGTCGATGAAGGCGTCGCAAGGATGGCTGGGCTGCCCGGAATAATCGTCCACGGGCTGTGCACGATGGCGTTCACCTCGAGGGTTGTGATCGACGGGTTGTGCGGCGGCGAGCCGACGCGGCTTGCGCGCCTGCGCGTGCAGTTCAGCCGCCCGGTGCTTCCGGGCCAATCGATCACGACCAGGGTATGGCCGGGCGGCGAGCGCGGCGGCCGCCGGGTCTACGCCTACGAGACCTACAACCCCGACGGCCTGGCGGTCATCCGCGGCGGGATCGCTGAAATCATTCTGTGA